The Paramisgurnus dabryanus chromosome 6, PD_genome_1.1, whole genome shotgun sequence genome has a window encoding:
- the faim2a gene encoding protein lifeguard 2a: MSLPAAPPSYAEATAGDKELRAGNLNYASQPPPMPPTAMPMHPSWAYVHPGPSPGYSNSYAADMSSPFSDPSSSSSFDGLNGSNWEDKNIRRMFIRKVFCILMVQLMVTFSVVSLFTFCEPVRKFVQYNRVFYLTSYMTFMGTYLMLVCSSNARRRFPTNMILLGIFTLAMSYMAGMLASYHNTKVVMMCIGITALVCLAITLFCFQSRVDFTSRHGLLFSLMMVLMITGLLLFFTAPFGYIPWMHTAYAGFGALVFTLFLAFDMQLLIGNRRYSLNPEEHVFGAICLYMDVVYIFLFFLQLFGSRE; the protein is encoded by the exons ATGAGTCTGCCGGCCGCACCACCTAGCTATGCTGAAGCTACAGCAGGAGATAAAGAACTAAGAGCTGGAAACTTGAATTATGCCAGTCAGCCACCCCCAATGCCCCCTACAGCCATGCCCATGCATCCCAGCTGGGCTTATGTGCATCCCGGTCCCA GTCCTGGATATTCGAATTCTTACGCTGCAGACATGTCCTCACCCTTCTCTGATCCGAGCTCCAGCAGTAGCTTTGATGGTCTTAATGGGAGCAACTGGGAAGACAAGAATATCCGGCGCATGTTCATCAGAAAG GTCTTCTGTATCCTCATGGTTCAGCTCATGGTTACGTTTAGTGTGGTGTCACTCTTCACATTTTG CGAGCCTGTCCGAAAGTTTGTTCAATACAATAGGGTGTTTTATCTTACCTCATA CATGACTTTTATGGGAACCTACCTGATGCTTGTATGCAGCTCAAATGCACG ACGAAGATTTCCTACCAACATGATTCTTCTTGGAATTTTT ACTTTGGCAATGTCGTATATGGCAGGCATGCTTGCCAG CTACCATAATACCAAAGTGGTGATGATGTGTATAGGTATCACAGCTCTGGTGTGTCTGGCCATCACGCTCTTCTGTTTCCAGTCCAGG GTTGACTTCACCAGCCGTCACGGATTGCTTTTCTCCCTCATGATGGTGTTAATGATAACTGGTCTTCTGCTATTCTTCACTGCACCGTTTGGATAT ATACCATGGATGCACACTGCTTATGCTGGATTTGGTGCTTTGGTTTTCACCCTG TTTTTGGCGTTCGATATGCAGCTGTTGATTGGCAACAGACGGTACTCTCTGAACCCAGAGGAGCACGTGTTCGGAGCGATCTGCCTCTACATGGATGTCGTCTACATATTCCTCTTTTTCCTTCAGCTCTTTGGAAGTCGTGAGTGA
- the abcf2a gene encoding ATP-binding cassette sub-family F member 2a, which yields MPSDLAKKKAAKKKEAAKARQRTKKGDEVNGEEKPEVQENGSSEVNGVDSLAKELDEFELKKTEARAVTGVLASHPNSTDVHISSLSLTFHGQELLSDTSLELNSGRRYGLIGLNGTGKSMLLSAIGHREVPIPEHIDIYHLTREMAPSEKTALQCVMEVDEERIKLEKEAERLAHEDSECEKLMELYERLEELDADKAQVRASRILHGLGFTAAMQQKKLKDFSGGWRMRVALSRALFLKPFMLLLDEPTNHLDLDACVWLEEELSQFKRILVLISHSQDFLNGVCTNIIHLHQRKLKYYTGNYDQYVKTREELEENQMKRFNWEQDQITHMKNYIARFGHGSAKLARQAQSKEKTLQKMVASGLTERVVNDKTLSFYFHPCGKIPPPVIMVQNVSFRYSDDTPFIYKKLEFGIDLDTRVALVGPNGAGKSTLLKLLTGEVLPSDGMIRKHSHVKIGRYHQHLTEQLELDLSPLEYMMKCYPDIKEKEEMRKIIGRYGLTGKQQVSPIRNLSDGQKCRVCFAWLAWQNPHMLFLDEPTNHLDIETIDALAEAINEFEGGMMLVSHDFRLIQQVAQEIWVCEKQTITKWNKGIQAYKEHLKCKIDKQMHDL from the exons ATGCCGTCAGACTTAGCCAAAAAGAAGGCGGCAAAGAAGAAGGAAGCAGCCAAAGCCCGTCAGCGCACAAAGAAAGGAGATGAAGTAAATGGAGAGGAGAAACCTGAAGTTCAGGAGAACGGGTCATCTGAAGTCAATG GGGTTGACAGTTTAGCAAAGGAGTTGGATGAGTTCGAATTGAAGAAAACTGAGGCACGGGCAGTGACTGGTGTGCTGGCATCTCATCCCAACAGCACCGACGTGCACATCAGCAGTTTGTCTCTCACCTTTCACGGACAAGAGCTGCTCAGTGACACTAGTTTGGAGCTCAACTCTGGGCGTCGCTATGGCCTTATTGGTCTCAATGGAACAG gAAAGTCCATGCTATTGTCAGCGATTGGCCACAGAGAGGTACCCATTCCAGAGCACATTGATATTTACCACCTTACCCGTGAGATGGCACCCAGTGAGAAGACCGCCCTGCAGTGTGTTATGGAGGTAGATGAGGAGAGGATTAAGCTGGAGAAAGAGGCAGAGAGACTCGCTCATGAGGACT CTGAATGTGAGAAGCTGATGGAGTTGTATGAGCGTTTGGAGGAGCTGGATGCTGATAAAGCACAGGTGAGGGCCTCACGAATCCTCCACGGTCTGGGCTTCACTGCCGCCATGCAGCAGAAGAAACTCAAAGACTTCAGCGGTGGCTGGAGGATGCGTGTCGCGCTGTCTCG tGCATTGTTTCTGAAGCCTTTCATGTTGCTGTTGGATGAGCCGACTAACCACCTGGACTTGGATGCTTGTGTGTGGCTGGAGGAAGAGCTTAGTCA GTTCAAAAGAATTCTGGTTTTAATATCCCATTCTCAGGACTTCCTCAATGGCGTTTGTACCAACATTATTCACTTGCACCAACGCAAGCTGAAATATTACACG GGTAATTATGACCAATATGTGAAGACCAGAGAAGAACTGGAAGAGAATCAGATGAAACGGTTTAATTGGGAGCAGGACCAGATAACGCACATGAAA AACTACATTGCACGGTTTGGTCACGGCTCTGCCAAGCTGGCCAGACAGGCCCAGAGCAAAGAGAAAACCTTACAGAAGATGGTCGCCTCAGGCCTGACTGAGCGTGTTGTGAATGACAAA ACCctgtcattttattttcatcccTGTGGGAAGATCCCCCCTCCTGTCATTATGGTTCAAAATGTCAGCTTTAGGTATTCAGACGATACG CCATTTATTTATAAGAAACTGGAGTTTGGAATTGATCTGGATACACGGGTGGCCCTTGTGGGGCCAAATGGTGCTGGGAAGTCTACTTTGCTAAAGCTTCTTACTGGAGAG GTCCTGCCTTCAGATGGTATGATTAGAAAGCACTCCCATGTCAAGATTGGCAGGTATCATCAG CATCTGACAGAGCAATTGGAGCTTGACCTTTCACCTCTGGAGTACATGATGAAATGCTACCCTGACATAAAGGAGAAAGAAGAGATGAGGAAGATCATCGGCCGCTATGGGCTCACTGGCAAACAGCAG GTGAGCCCCATAAGGAATCTTTCTGATGGGCAGAAGTGCCGTGTCTGCTTTGCCTGGCTGGCCTGGCAAAACCCACACATGCTGTTTCTTGACGAACCGACCAATCACCTTGACATTGAAACCATTGATGCTCTGGCCGAAGCGATCAATGAATTTGAGGGTGGAATGATGCTGGTCAGCCACGACTTTAGGCTTATTCAGCAG GTTGCTCAGGAGATCTGGGTTTGTGAAAAGCAGACCATCACTAAATGGAACAAGGGCATTCAGGCCTACAAGGAACATCTGAAATGTAAAATTGACAAACAGATGCATGATTTATAG
- the ttc19 gene encoding tetratricopeptide repeat protein 19, mitochondrial isoform X3: MMTGELDAANVFLHKAVRLAHQTHNNDAIIYTYSLMANLAFIQGQLDNAEKLFKAAMSFMLSGGTPQDDNAVIEMSLKLASIYATQNKNELAEHGFQFCTESLEAKIEKHKDLPPESLSDEERKDTRLLLGLSLDARARYLASHHRFTVACRDYRHALQICQEEQGESHPQSLVLMSDLATVLDLQGKHDEALVYVKRAVDLGQAAGHPDQHVLLGNMAGILMHKGELEESGKVYQEALALAHAAGDTEAIEQLQEGLRELANRKGGQKEKETEEPKQ, translated from the exons ATGATGACTGGGGAACTGGACGCAGCAAATGTTTTCTTACACAAAGCTGTCCGACTGGCACATCAGACGCACAATAACGATGCCATCATATACACATACAGCCTG ATGGCGAATCTTGCTTTTATTCAAGGTCAACTTGATAAT GCTGAGAAGCTTTTCAAAGCAGCCATGAGTTTCATGCTGTCAGGTGGCACACCACAG GATGACAACGCAGTCATTGAAATGTCACTGAAGCTGGCCAGCATATATGCAACTCAAAACAA GAACGAATTGGCGGAGCATGGCTTCCAGTTCTGCACAGAGTCTTTAGAGGCCAAGATTGAGAAACACAAAGACCTTCCACCAGAAAGCCTGTCAG ATGAGGAGCGTAAAGACACCAGGTTGCTTTTAGGTCTCAGCctagatgcgagagcgcgttaTTTGGCGTCTCATCACCGTTTCACGGTGGCCTGCAGGGATTACAGACATGCCCTGCAGATTTGCCAGGAGGAGCAGGGAGAGTCCCACCCACAG TCTTTGGTCCTGATGAGTGACCTGGCAACCGTTTTGGACCTGCAGGGAAAGCATGATGAGGCGCTGGTTTATGTTAAGAGGGCGGTTGATCTTGGACAAGCAGCGGGTCACCCTGACCAACATGTATTGTTAGGAAATATGGCAGGAATTCTAATGCACAAAG GGGAGTTGGAAGAGTCTGGTAAAGTGTACCAGGAGGCTCTGGCCTTGGCGCATGCAGCTGGAGACACGGAGGCGATTGAACAGCTTCAGGAGGGTCTGAGGGAGTTGGCCAACAGGAAAGGTGGGCAAAAAGAGAAAGAGACTGAGGAGCCTAAGCAATGA
- the ttc19 gene encoding tetratricopeptide repeat protein 19, mitochondrial isoform X1, with translation MALRSYCRQLASQIARTKHCVTDCTANISASSLSRARIKPLHQTVGSFVQSSSWRRRSRHLSVAARTSDKKTGFNEWTLAGWGAMGFASAFSIFGSSDERTEEQKLEDELILLLKKAKYSMMTGELDAANVFLHKAVRLAHQTHNNDAIIYTYSLMANLAFIQGQLDNAEKLFKAAMSFMLSGGTPQDDNAVIEMSLKLASIYATQNKNELAEHGFQFCTESLEAKIEKHKDLPPESLSDEERKDTRLLLGLSLDARARYLASHHRFTVACRDYRHALQICQEEQGESHPQSLVLMSDLATVLDLQGKHDEALVYVKRAVDLGQAAGHPDQHVLLGNMAGILMHKGELEESGKVYQEALALAHAAGDTEAIEQLQEGLRELANRKGGQKEKETEEPKQ, from the exons ATGGCGCTGCGCTCATACTGTCGACAGCTCGCTTCACAGATAGCTCGAACGAAGCATTGTGTAACTGACTGTACGGCAAATATATCAGCGTCTAGTTTATCACGTGCAAGAATCAAACCGTTGCATCAGACGGTTGGCTCATTTGTTCAGTCGAGCAGCTGGCGCAGAAGGTCACGGCATCTCTCTGTTGCCGCACGAACCAGTGACAAGAAAACCGGGTTCAACGAGTGGACTCTTGCAGGATGGGGTGCCATGG GATTTGCTTCAGCTTTTTCCATTTTTGGAAGCTCTGATGAGCGGACTGAGGAACAGAAGCTTGAGGATGAACTAATTCTGCTCCTAAAGAAAGCCAAG TATAGTATGATGACTGGGGAACTGGACGCAGCAAATGTTTTCTTACACAAAGCTGTCCGACTGGCACATCAGACGCACAATAACGATGCCATCATATACACATACAGCCTG ATGGCGAATCTTGCTTTTATTCAAGGTCAACTTGATAAT GCTGAGAAGCTTTTCAAAGCAGCCATGAGTTTCATGCTGTCAGGTGGCACACCACAG GATGACAACGCAGTCATTGAAATGTCACTGAAGCTGGCCAGCATATATGCAACTCAAAACAA GAACGAATTGGCGGAGCATGGCTTCCAGTTCTGCACAGAGTCTTTAGAGGCCAAGATTGAGAAACACAAAGACCTTCCACCAGAAAGCCTGTCAG ATGAGGAGCGTAAAGACACCAGGTTGCTTTTAGGTCTCAGCctagatgcgagagcgcgttaTTTGGCGTCTCATCACCGTTTCACGGTGGCCTGCAGGGATTACAGACATGCCCTGCAGATTTGCCAGGAGGAGCAGGGAGAGTCCCACCCACAG TCTTTGGTCCTGATGAGTGACCTGGCAACCGTTTTGGACCTGCAGGGAAAGCATGATGAGGCGCTGGTTTATGTTAAGAGGGCGGTTGATCTTGGACAAGCAGCGGGTCACCCTGACCAACATGTATTGTTAGGAAATATGGCAGGAATTCTAATGCACAAAG GGGAGTTGGAAGAGTCTGGTAAAGTGTACCAGGAGGCTCTGGCCTTGGCGCATGCAGCTGGAGACACGGAGGCGATTGAACAGCTTCAGGAGGGTCTGAGGGAGTTGGCCAACAGGAAAGGTGGGCAAAAAGAGAAAGAGACTGAGGAGCCTAAGCAATGA
- the ttc19 gene encoding tetratricopeptide repeat protein 19, mitochondrial isoform X2 — MALRSYCRQLASQIARTKHCVTDCTANISASSLSRARIKPLHQTVGSFVQSSSWRRRSRHLSVAARTSDKKTGFNEWTLAGWGAMAFSIFGSSDERTEEQKLEDELILLLKKAKYSMMTGELDAANVFLHKAVRLAHQTHNNDAIIYTYSLMANLAFIQGQLDNAEKLFKAAMSFMLSGGTPQDDNAVIEMSLKLASIYATQNKNELAEHGFQFCTESLEAKIEKHKDLPPESLSDEERKDTRLLLGLSLDARARYLASHHRFTVACRDYRHALQICQEEQGESHPQSLVLMSDLATVLDLQGKHDEALVYVKRAVDLGQAAGHPDQHVLLGNMAGILMHKGELEESGKVYQEALALAHAAGDTEAIEQLQEGLRELANRKGGQKEKETEEPKQ, encoded by the exons ATGGCGCTGCGCTCATACTGTCGACAGCTCGCTTCACAGATAGCTCGAACGAAGCATTGTGTAACTGACTGTACGGCAAATATATCAGCGTCTAGTTTATCACGTGCAAGAATCAAACCGTTGCATCAGACGGTTGGCTCATTTGTTCAGTCGAGCAGCTGGCGCAGAAGGTCACGGCATCTCTCTGTTGCCGCACGAACCAGTGACAAGAAAACCGGGTTCAACGAGTGGACTCTTGCAGGATGGGGTGCCATGG CTTTTTCCATTTTTGGAAGCTCTGATGAGCGGACTGAGGAACAGAAGCTTGAGGATGAACTAATTCTGCTCCTAAAGAAAGCCAAG TATAGTATGATGACTGGGGAACTGGACGCAGCAAATGTTTTCTTACACAAAGCTGTCCGACTGGCACATCAGACGCACAATAACGATGCCATCATATACACATACAGCCTG ATGGCGAATCTTGCTTTTATTCAAGGTCAACTTGATAAT GCTGAGAAGCTTTTCAAAGCAGCCATGAGTTTCATGCTGTCAGGTGGCACACCACAG GATGACAACGCAGTCATTGAAATGTCACTGAAGCTGGCCAGCATATATGCAACTCAAAACAA GAACGAATTGGCGGAGCATGGCTTCCAGTTCTGCACAGAGTCTTTAGAGGCCAAGATTGAGAAACACAAAGACCTTCCACCAGAAAGCCTGTCAG ATGAGGAGCGTAAAGACACCAGGTTGCTTTTAGGTCTCAGCctagatgcgagagcgcgttaTTTGGCGTCTCATCACCGTTTCACGGTGGCCTGCAGGGATTACAGACATGCCCTGCAGATTTGCCAGGAGGAGCAGGGAGAGTCCCACCCACAG TCTTTGGTCCTGATGAGTGACCTGGCAACCGTTTTGGACCTGCAGGGAAAGCATGATGAGGCGCTGGTTTATGTTAAGAGGGCGGTTGATCTTGGACAAGCAGCGGGTCACCCTGACCAACATGTATTGTTAGGAAATATGGCAGGAATTCTAATGCACAAAG GGGAGTTGGAAGAGTCTGGTAAAGTGTACCAGGAGGCTCTGGCCTTGGCGCATGCAGCTGGAGACACGGAGGCGATTGAACAGCTTCAGGAGGGTCTGAGGGAGTTGGCCAACAGGAAAGGTGGGCAAAAAGAGAAAGAGACTGAGGAGCCTAAGCAATGA